The Manihot esculenta cultivar AM560-2 chromosome 8, M.esculenta_v8, whole genome shotgun sequence genomic interval TTAATCAGAGGtcactcttaatttttttttagcctTATTCAATTTAGAATCGTGGTCTAGACGGTTACTTTTGGTTATTTTTTTCTCGACGAAAtaattttttctgttttttttttatttttaaataaaattttttatttaatttctaaatattgttattattaataatagaatttctatatttttaaaaaattattaaaatattattttttttaaaaaattttaaaatatttttattttttttaaatttattaaaatatttttatttttttaatcaacaaaataatacttttcaaaaaataaaaaaaaataaaaaaatatactaacTGACTCGTTCATAATGATATtgaatagtaaaatttttatatttttttaagtcataagagacgtgaatttcttttaaaaattaacacattattatttttagagaTAAGAGAGTAAGTtaacataaattataatttaatatttaaattaaaattatgataattttaataaattttattaatgatatataagtaatctaaaataaatataaaattttaaaaaattaatacataaaacatatctttaaaaaaaatcacaattcaaaattcatattATAATATGCATGAATGCACACGAAACTTAACTGCGAGGTTATAAAAGAAGAGTTATGTTAGGTgtgtaaattaataaattgggTGAAtcattgattgttggattggtGCAAAGGGCAGGCTCTCTTGAAGGAAGGAACCTGAAGGAAAATACAAAGTTATAATTTCTCATCCTTCTAGTCACACTCAAATATGCTCTAAATTTCATTCCAATTGGTCCAGCTTTGCATTATCAACACTTGACTATTTAATCAATGGATAAGGTCTTCAGTTGGGTGGTCCAGTCCACATATTAGTAATTTCACATCACCTTTATATATTACTATCAAATCTTTTctttattgttaaaaaaatatctcACTATTTGAATTATATTCGGTATTTGAAAGTTTCAAATtcatttaacttaaaattttactaGTTTGGGAAAATTATTGAGCAAAATATTAAGAAAGATGTAAATCTACTTTATCTCATTTCGGATATAATTTTATCCTtccaaattatttaattatggtttatagatattttaaattatttgtcgtttttataatatatatttaacatGCCATTCTCACGAATTGATATTATTCCAAAATTGACTGGATTTTGACGCGAGGGACTTTGcggtaatttttaaatattaagcaCTGAAAGTGAAATACCAAGTTAAGAGAGGGCCTGAAAAGTACTTGAGATATTTTTCTTTAGAGTACAGAAGATATTTTCATTGCTGATAAATGATGGTTCAATATttataagaaaagaaaactATAATATCTAATTAACATAtcaatataaaattgatttcttttaataattttttttaacaaataattaatctttttacAAAATACTACATATAAAAGAAACTTTAAATAGTTCTAAACATTTTTTGAAGCAAACCTATCCTGTATTATTAAATCTGCACATGCAAAATCAAGTGATATTTTGGCAATTTATAAGGTTGATCCTCTCATTTCCCTTTCTTTCAACTGATCATCCAAAATAAAACTCTCCTGAATTTGCAATTTGGCCTATCAATCTTTTTCCCATTACACAGCTAACTCCTAAAACGGAAACCTCAATTAATCTGGGACTTCTCTGCCCTGCAATATTTATCAGCTTGCGCCTTCAATAACAACAGCATTACCTTGCCGACGGTTATCGTTCTCTGGCTGTGACCGTGCTTCATCGGAGCCACCTGACGTGTGTTCAAGCAATGAAAGCCGGCAGTTGGGGCAGGAGGAGTGCGACAGAAGCCATGTGTCTATGCACCTCACATGGAACCCATGATTGCATTTAGGAAGCACTCGAACTTTTTCTCCATCAGCAAACTCCCCTAAGCAAATTGGGCACTCCGTTGCCGGAACATTCATTCCGGTACCGTAAACCGCAACTGGAATCTGGCGCAAATGGCGTTTCTTGAGCCCTGTGGTGGCCAAACGAGCTGCAGTTTGCCCTGGTGTCTCAAGAGTAAACCTACGGCTACAACGCAAAGCGCAACGCACAATAGAGTTCAATCCAAGCGCACCAATCAACGCACACAGCAAAGCAGCCAATATAATCACCATGTTTGTGTCGAAATTCGTTTCGCTAATGTAAGAATCATGTGTTCTGTTCCAGTTTGCCGGTGCCAAGGTTAGCTCTGTGTCGAGCAGACGACGATGCATATTCACCATCTCTAGTCTCAACTATAGTTGAAAAGTTTCcctttttttgcttttttaacCAGAAACTGGCGGAGattttttatgggttttgatgatggaaGGGGAAGGAATTAGAAAAAGTAGTGAAGGGATTTCTGTTTCTCTTTCACGTTCGAATGGATTGCAGAGAACAGAAACGTTGGTGGCTCATTTTTGAGTTCAGAGAAATGTTGTAAAGATTCCAACTAGAAAAAGATATTGAAGGAGCATCTTCTTCGTGTCTCAAAGATAAGGagaaaagcaataaaagaaacgGTAAAATTGCTGTTGTGGGAATCAGGGGACCGTTTTCTGTGGCAGGATTCCAGCTTCTTAATCACATAGATATATATGGTCCTCTTTGATCTCAGATAATATCTCCATACAATCCAGAACCCAACAATCAGCATAGCAATTGAGTTTGATTTTTCTAGTAAAATCTTATCATCCTTAACCTGACTGATAAGCTTTTATCTTCTATCTTTGGAGGGGTCGTGACTCATGACGCTGAAAGACAGAGAAAGATATTAATCATGATGGTTGGTTAGATGCAAAATTACAAGATACACAACGCAAAGTTTCAAAAAGGGTTAAATAATAGTACCTACTTTGCCTGCCTAATCATGATTAAACAACATATGTTTAAGGAAACAGGAAAACTCAGCAGGAAGATCCCTTTCAATTCTCCAGTTGTAATCCAGAGTGGGGCTGGACCAATTAAAAGCTCGTTGGCTGTAACTTGTAAGATCAATATATGAAAGAGTTAGTGGGAAATTTGGTGCCACCATCCCATTTGATCACTTGCGAGTTTTAGCATAATTATTTAAGGGGGGAGATGAGATAATTAGGGTGATTATTAAGAGATATAAACAAAAGATGTTGTCCCTCAGCATCAGTCCCGCTAAATATCTCACCACCTTTATCCCACCAAAGCTGAGTTGACGCCACCCGGGTATTTACTATTTAGATCAGAAGTTGATGCTTTGCTCCATTACAACAAGCTTTTCAATGCTGGAAAAGGTGTACAGAGGTGATTCTCGAAGACACGTTGATGGGTGTAATTTGTTTGGTAGTTAGTGTATGCAAATTCCATGAGAAGGGAAGCGTACGTCTCTCAAACTACTTGCCTTAATTTATGGAGTTGGGTAATCTTGGCAGTTGGAACTATcccttgatatattatttttttttctttttaattatttcttgtGAAGCTTGTTCAGTAACCTATTCCAACACCTTTTTTCCGGTTACCAAATCCAACATTGCGAATGTCAATTGCTAACTCTTCTTGCTTGGCTATAAATTATACACTGGCATTGTTTTGGCTCAAGAATCTTATCCATTATGTATGATTCGTAACAATTAACATGAAAAGTTAACAAATAACTTCACTATGTCAAAACCAGTCAAAATAAATATCCTAAGGAATTGAGATATGGTTCATcacttttttctaaaataaaattgaggattaaatttttattaatgaaataaatacatattaaaaatattttatgtcttAATAAACTAATTCGATGCATATCGTGATTTAATTTATCTTAATACTTTGAGAAAAtggataatttttattaatgattattcaatttttagtatattttcaatttgatcactcaattttatttttttttaaacttctcAAACTTTTAATTTACTTTCATTAAACCTCTTTTTATCCACTATTACAGTTttcaaattaacataaataaaaaaatatatatttttctctttttttatcattcatttttttttctccctattctctcttttattttgcttttcttttttatgttgatcattttattttagtaatttaatttatatttttatattttattttgaattacactaaaaaaatttattaataataaaaatattaattagataattttataGATGAAGTTTTAGCATTTAAGTAACTGTATTATATTgtgtatattatttattaatctattttaaatatataataattttatatttaaaataacaatataaaatttcattaaaaatatattatttattaattattattttattttaaagttaatgaataaatttataaatagttatttacatatttataacaaaattaattttaaataattattactctattttttgtgaaataagattttaatattttaaaatattttaaaataataaatcataaaaaaaatagaatatatatattatgtatattcctttaaatttattaaaaaatataataaataatgattattaaaaaggtgatattatttttaatttttttaattaatatgtaaAGAATATtggtttaagaaaaaaaatattttatttttaattttatttttttattatggataattataataattttagataactttagaatttttaattaatatataaatttttaattttttgtatagataaaaagagaataaaaatataaaataaataataaaagagattatgtaaagaagaaaataataataataataataaagagatGTTGGCCCAAATTTCAAGGATCAACAGAGAGTACAGACACTGAAGAATAAATAGGCCCAACCTTGCATAATTGAGGGGAGGAGAAGTGGCCCATTGTTTATTGCTGGATGAAGAGTGTAGGCCCATGCCCATGTGTCGTCAGCTTTCCATTTATGGTTGGTAAAAATGttcattataaaatttaaaaaacaatattttattattaaaaatactttaCTATGTCTGACTTCTTTAAactaaagtataaaaaaaaagttaaattgtaCTTGTTTAAAATTtcgaaaaattaaattgaattgaatgatTGATTTTGATTTAAGTTGCGGAACCTGTCGGCAGAGATTAAATTGATCTTTGTTTTTTTGTAGAAATTAAATTTGGTCAATCGAGACTTGTTAGTTATGGATGAATATCAATTTGGTTTAGTTAGATATGGGAGTGAGTAATTAAAGCACTAAAACTCAAAGTAGGACAGTAGAAGGTGACAGAAGAAATA includes:
- the LOC110620197 gene encoding RING-H2 finger protein ATL74 — its product is MVNMHRRLLDTELTLAPANWNRTHDSYISETNFDTNMVIILAALLCALIGALGLNSIVRCALRCSRRFTLETPGQTAARLATTGLKKRHLRQIPVAVYGTGMNVPATECPICLGEFADGEKVRVLPKCNHGFHVRCIDTWLLSHSSCPNCRLSLLEHTSGGSDEARSQPENDNRRQGNAVVIEGAS